The window CCTATAAAACCCACACAGGTACACAATCACagattttttatgttgaatctGATCTCCAAGTTAAACTCCTCCAGTGTACATCAAATCAGAACAACTTTAACACACTTTTCTTGAAGGAATCTTGATGGGTAAGCAACCAATGAAGTCTTGATTCTCCAAGATCTCTTCTTGAACGCTCCTGTAATCAAAACTTAATGCaaatgttagtatttgaaaGTGATagaaattaattgttttgaaatagAACTCAAGatgcatatatataatattaatcttGACGCATTATAATCGATTAAGGATTTTATGTCATCTGTTCAGCTTTTACttctattttaaaagattattttgggcatgtaatcgattatttaatcTCATAAGTCAGTTATTGATTTATCTTACTATTATAGCATATCAGGCTATAAATGTAAAGGATTAgacaaattaaacatatttaatcgaTTAGACAACTTATGTAATTGATTTCCTATACTTAACCAAATTGTTTATCCAATTTCCATTATCAATAGGTTCACTTATGAAACATATTATGACATGTTCTCTGTTTTAATCGGTTATATACATTGTATAATCGATTGCTACAAAATAGTTTGTCATTGTTAAGCATACTAAGTGATCTGGTGAAATCTAACAGATTATATACTGTTAAGCATgattcatttaataataatgaattcaTATATCAGGCATAAAcaacataaagataaaacaattgttatgccatttgttgtgcaagaaaccataaaatattttttttgttcatcataaaaaacaaagatatataAGGACCTTAAAGCTCCAACTATCAACACAATACACACGTCCTCAGCAAATCTTCTAAAGATTTTATCGTTCTCTCAGACTTTCTGTGGATGATATGCAAAGCTCATCTGTAACCTGTTGCCCAGCTCACTATGTAAACACTGCCAAAGCTTGGATGTAAAATACAAATCCATGTCTGATATTATTCTCGACAGTACCCCATGGATCCTCACTATCTCTCTGATGTATAATTGTGCAAGCTTCACCATAGACATCTTTAGATTCACATCAAAGAAATGAGCACTCTTGGTTAACTTGTCCACTACAACCCAAATAGCATCATGACCTCTAACCGTTTGTGGTAAATGGGTAACAAAGTCCATGGCAATGTTATCCCACTTCCACTCAGGCACCTCTATCTACTGCAACAAACCATCAAGTCATTGATTACCCACGTTAGCTCTCTGATAGGTCAAACATGTAGATACAAATTGTGCTACATCTCTTTTCATTCCAGACCACCGAAACGACTCCTTGAGgtcttaataaattttagtcaTGCTAGGAcgcatgtaatcgattaccggAGGGATATTGGTGGtttgtacagaaagttcaaCGTGATTCCCCAACTTGGAGAATTGGGCTCCCCATGGGGGTTTGGAGTGTGTTTTTAGGcgatttttttccattttttgagATGGATGACTAAGtttattcatcatttttggTGTTTGGTGCATCAAAAACATCTTAGTCCATTGCAATGTGGAGTCCAAAGACCCATATAGGTCGTTTAAGTATAGGTAGGGTAGAACCATGACCATGGGTGGCCAACTTAGGCCttggtaatcaattacaagggtcttgtaatcaattaccaaaggcataattttacaaaaagttCAAAGTAACTCCCTAATTGGGAAAATTGGGCTCCCCAAGGTTGTTTTTCCTGTGTTTttgagtgttttattttttattttttgagaaGGAGGAGTGAGTTTATTAGTCAATGGTGGTGTTTAGTGCATTAATAAACACCTTAGCACATTTAATGGTGGAGATAAAAGGCCATATATGTGGTGTGAACAAACTTGGGTGAAGCCTTCAGAATTAAAGGCCAACTTAGgtcttggtaatcgattacaagggtattgtaattgttgaatattgtgaaaaactatgtatgggattaatctcccttgtgttgaatatacacatagggccCTCtgtttataatagaagaaatatgggttaagcccaAACTAcgaataagaaataataacaaactaactaaagataaaaaataaatataaaataaagataatatatctaacactccccctccagttggtgcatacaaattgtatgtatcaagcttgttactaatataatccataaagacttagtgaaaatatttgtttctgcACTCGAGTGACACtaaattgctaatgatttgcaagacaACATAGAAGAGGAAATACCAACCTAGAAGACTCCCCTGAGTAACAAATCTGGAAGGTTGCTctatgtaaatctcttcttacaAATCGCCCCTGAAGAATGCATTGCTGACATCCAGTGAATAAAGAAGTCATTGTTGAAAAGCCACAAcggctataaataaactaacaaaagccATCTTTCCTAAGTGAAAAAATGCATATGCGGACGGGCTAAACACAATGGTGATAAAAAAGAGGTCAGAAGAGACACCAacggaagaagccatggatgaacAAGAGAGAGAAACCATAAATATCCAAGATTCTCCGATCAAGGCatctgaaaaaggaaaaagagcaactTCGATGCTCTAAATAGTTGCCTGAGAGGAGACGGGACATGCGACAATGCACGATGAATCTGAAAGAGGAAAATGAGTGACATCAACGCTCTGAATTGCTACTAGACATGCCACTGTGCACAAGGAAAAAGGGAGTAAATTCACAACTTCAAAAGATGTTAACAGCGCGTAGGAGCTCCGATCAAGGCTTTGTTGATGGCATGGTGGTCGCTTGGCCGAGACTATCAAAACCATGAGATCATCGGTCGAAACTAAAACTCCGGTAGTGGCTACAGTAGACAATGGCGCCGCCAACAACGGTAGATGGCACCGCCGCCAACAGGTGAAGTCCTTCAGCATTGGAGGCCAACTTAGGCCTTGGTAATCAATTACAGTagtcttgtaatcgattatagtaGACATAGGCCAATGTACAGAAAGTTCAACGTGGCTCCCCAGCTAATAGAGTTGAGCTCCTGTTATGACTctaacaagtgtaccaaatcgtatcaagtaatacaattggtaagaccaagtatcatttcccaagagactcacagtaaacagtcatgtgatttcttgattaattaagacttgagAGCAAAATCATTTGGTTTTTTatgtagaaaataaacatgaatgcaagttATGATCAATTGATAGTAAGAATTCACAGGTGAATGgtttatataatatagaataaGTATGTTATTGGGGGTTTCGAATTATCCTATCCACTcacatgtatttatgaattcgtcttcttcattaaatttaatgtcactttctaatttactttaaacccaatgtctcggcgaagaaagcctaattactagtttacaatgtcttgtctccctagcaattaattatgcattacatacgcacagaagcttaaaggcaaccaaCTCTCATATCCCTATCTCTAGGTAATACTACTTTTGGGAGACATTCCCCAGATCTAGGTTTCcctgtatgtgtccatatcgacaaaatcaattatcatgttatgaatgaattaaacaaagcaagcatagagtatagaggaaaaaccctaacaattaatgaacgaagcatatataatataaaccaattcaatacatgagagattcaaaggattacatcgttcccccaacaacaattgaagtttagttcaccatagacatggtgaaactagatgaaatatggaaaaaaatgaaagataaaaccctaaaagttgaagatcggagctttcgcatccaaatcTGCCTCCGAGGGGTGAAAAGGAGTGTTTCTACGCCTCTTTCTTTCAAAAGATACCTCTCTAGGTTGTCCAAATCATTAAATAGTTCAAAATAATagcagaaaacaggtccaagcctaCGTCGTTGGCACTCTGCGCCCCTACTTAGGGCGCCCAGGCATGAATGCAAGAGGATCTGCGACACTGGATTTTCGCTCAGCACCCCTGAAGGGTGCTCAGGTGTCACCTACGACACTAAACTGACGTTCAACGATGTTGGAAGGGCACTCAGGCGCCAATGCGAGACTGTTGCTTTGTATTGCATTTACATCTCTTTGCGAGAGTAATAGTCTAAACTACTTATAAGCAATCGTTGATTGCAATtctgaaaagaattaaaatacttacaacTAAACTTAGTTTGAGTTGAGGAATCTTAGCAAGATTTCtaagtaccaggagtggtgcgaatactcaaaggaaatctcggcAAGGGTTACTGAGTACCacgagtggtgcgaatactcaaagaCCACAAGTGATGcaaatactcatttgtaatcttgtgaagattatagtggataCCTATGCAGAGGAGATTGGACGTAACTCAGTtagagtgaactagtataaaagtACTTGTACAATTATCTCTTTTATCTAAAAGTTCCTCTTATAAAAACCTACCTACAGttgagttttattttcaaatataagaaTCTTTCAAGCTAAACGAGTATCTTTCATAAAGGAAGATCTTAAAAAAAGTAGTGGTACACATTCAGAATAGCAAGATAAAAACAACTATGTATACTCATATTTATCAAGCTAAGCGTCTAAGcattcaaagaaaaatttcaGAGCTCGATAATATGCTATATCAAAAGGATTGCGaaaagtttttcattaacaatatTCAATCCCCCTNNNNNNNNNNNNNNNNNNNNNNNNNNNNNNNNNNNNNNNNNNNNNNNNNNNNNNNNNNNNNNNNNNNNNNNNNNNNNNNNNNNNNNNNNNNNNNNNNNNNNNNNNNNNNNNNNNNNNNNNNNNNNNNNNNNNNNNNNNNNNNNNNAAACCCCCCTCCCCTTTCTAGTGTTTTTTTCTCAAGTACTTCACTGTTCTCTTAAGAACCAGTCCCAAGATATCTAAAACAATCCAAGACAAATAATTTCTCAAATAAGATCAATGACAAAATACATAAAACGAAAACATGTTCATGCACTTACATCGTTAGTCTGAAACAACAGTTCTATTTTCTTTGACCTTAAGTTAAAAGAAGGCCATTGTAGGACTCGGGGGAAGGAAACAACAGAACCACAAGCACCCAAACCAAGGCATTCATACTATATTCGAATGGTCAGGTCTAGGTTTATAATATGCTTAGGATGCTTGTTATCTGTGTATGAAAGATATTATATGATAAATCTTATTAATATGTGATTGACTCTTTTCTTCATTGGCTTGTCTTTTCTTTGTGTTTCCTTGTTTATTTGTTCATGTGTGGTTTATTCTTTTGACGATGGTCATTTAGTAAGTGTGATCAAACTTTAAATTGATGTGACACAAgtgcataatatatatatatatatatatatatatatatatatatatatatatatatatattcttttggtTATTTTAGACAACTACTCTTGTAGTTttggaattaataatttatatatataaaatttaaattataattatgtttatatacACTGTGACGAGGTTTTATATTTTCTGTTTGGTTAACTATTCTATCTTATTGaacttgtaatatttttttaataatatattagacTATTTACATATTCAaagactaaaataattatttccgTTTTTTCAAAGGTTAAAGaccaaattattaatttactgAATTAATAAAACTTATGAAATAGcacaataaaacaagaaaaaaaatattagtagtTATGTGTGAGAATAGAGAAAATAAGAAGCTTCTTCTATGAGAGAATCTACACGAGTTAAGGGTAATTTTGGAAAACTGAAAAACATTGCAAACGTTAATTGCAGAGCACAACGTCTGTCGcagaattttataataatttcagtAACTCAGTGCGTGTGTCTCTGAGAGAGAGATGGCATCGTTCTGCGCCGCAAGGACCTTCCACATTCCGCCGATTAACGGCGGCGTTTTTTGCCGGCGGGCATCGTGGGCCGCCGGAATTGGCGGGGCCACGGTGGCCGGCGTCTCACTATTGCGTTCGTGTTCTTCTAAGCGCACTCTGCCATTCGCGTGCAGGAGCATCTCTAATGATTCCCGTAAAACCCGATCGttttgtttttagaattttatttattgtggagaattattattttttcttttttaattttatatgtgatTAAATGTTCTAGTTGCATTGCTTTTGTTTGTGGAAAGTTTTAGAGTATGGAAATTGTTCCTGAAATTGTTGTTGACTTGTAATATGTTGACCCCTTTCGATTATAATTTTGACTTTTGACAAGAACTTCGTGACTATGATGCAATGTGTAaaagaaatctaaaatttaCATGTAATAAAAGTGAAATCATGAGAAAAACTTTCTCATTGATTGCAGGAATAAAGGAAGCTGTTCAGACTGAAAAGGCCCCAGCGGCATTGGGGCCATATTCTCAAGCAATCAAAGCCAACAACCTTCTGTTTGTGTCGGGTGTTCTTGGCCTTGTTCCCGAGGTTTGACATCATCCATATGAAGTTCActcttcaatttaatttttctctacatcTGTGTTTAGTTGTTTAGTTGCATGCTAAATGTTGGACTGATGATACATGTTTTGCTCTCTAATTTAGACTGGAAAGTTCATCTCTGATAATGTTGAAGATCAGACAGAGCAGGTACATTAAGATAACTATGAAATACAGCCTTTCATTTTTTGGTATAGGGAAATTTTCTTAGTATTTGTAATTTGTCACTTTTCTCTTGAATTTGAGCTTATGGGGTTTAATTGATCATTTATAAGAAGTTGGGGTTGTAATATGGTTTATACACGCAATTTTTGGCTACTTACATTCTTTAAATGTCATAAAATCATTGTCTGATATTTGCATTTAAATCTGTCTCACTTTAACAGTAACACAGATCAGCAATGTTGTTCCTATATAGCATTGCTGTGAAAGTACACTGCTGAGACAGATTTTGTCACTGacatttgtaaaataattacaCATTGCAGGTTCTCAAAAATATGGGGGAGATACTAAAATCTGGGGGTGCTGGCTACTCATCAGTAGTTAAGACAACAATATTGTATGAATTATTTGCTCTTCCTTACTTTGAATTGTATTGAATGCTGCTGCCAAGACTGCTATATTTATACCATTTATTTTCTCCAGGTTAGCTGACTTGAAGGACTTCAAGAAAGTTAATGAGATCTATGCTAAATGTGAGTTCTATGCCAGTGATTCTGATGTTGCCTTACCATGACCACCATTCTAAACTTTTGCACATCAATTGTTATCTCATTTGATAACAGTAAttactcatttttttaatattgaagtCTATTAAACCCCTGTGCAAATCAAGTGCTAAACTATACTTCACCCATCAAATTCACTTCTGATGATAAATCCCATTGTGCTGtaaaaatttaatctattttcaggcaaattgaatatgtttagTCCTATGTAGAAAAGATTTACTATTTTTTCTGCAATTTTACTTTCTAATCCCTGCTAGATCTGGTGTAAATAATGATTTAA of the Vigna radiata var. radiata cultivar VC1973A unplaced genomic scaffold, Vradiata_ver6 scaffold_294, whole genome shotgun sequence genome contains:
- the LOC106754352 gene encoding reactive Intermediate Deaminase A, chloroplastic, producing the protein MASFCAARTFHIPPINGGVFCRRASWAAGIGGATVAGVSLLRSCSSKRTLPFACRSISNDSRIKEAVQTEKAPAALGPYSQAIKANNLLFVSGVLGLVPETGKFISDNVEDQTEQVLKNMGEILKSGGAGYSSVVKTTILLADLKDFKKVNEIYAKYFPSPAPARSTYQVAALPMDAKIEIECIAAL